Proteins encoded in a region of the Rutidosis leptorrhynchoides isolate AG116_Rl617_1_P2 chromosome 9, CSIRO_AGI_Rlap_v1, whole genome shotgun sequence genome:
- the LOC139868114 gene encoding uncharacterized protein, with protein sequence MVGTLRSGKKYDNKVGEKEVVQPDSSKSPIVLDEEEALESPNQFPYGKKGPQPEDMWETFKQVKINLPLLDAIRQVPSYAKFLKDLCTQKRKQRATLPKKVELTEHLSAVVSGTLPPKFKDPGTPLIAVTVGNVNVKKALLDLGASINILPFCLVDRFELGLMKRTEIIIQLAD encoded by the exons ATGGTGGGTACCTTGAGAAGCGGAAAGAAGTATGACAATAAGGTTGGTGAAAAAGAGGTAGTACAACCAGATTCAAGTAAGTCTCCTATTGTTCTTGATGAGGAAGAG GCCTTAGAGTCCCCaaaccaattcccttatgggaaaaagggaccaCAACCAGAGGACATGTGGGAAACATTTAAACAGGTTAAGATAAATTTACCCCTCCTCGATGCTATTAGGCAAGTCCCGTCTTATGCTAAATTTTTAAAGGACCTTTGCACTCAAAAGAGGAAGCAAAGGGCAACTTTACCCAAAAAGGTGGAGCTAACCGAGCACCTAAGTGCTGTTGTCTCGGGTAcacttccacctaagtttaaggacccaGGGACCCCATTGATAGCTGTGACTGTAGGAAATGTGAATGTGAAAAAGGCGTTATTGGACCTAGGAGCTAGCATAAATATTTTACCTTTTTGTCTAGTTGACCGATTTGAATTGGGTTTAATGAAAAGAACAGAAATAATTATTCAACTAGCGGACTAG